The following coding sequences are from one Xiphias gladius isolate SHS-SW01 ecotype Sanya breed wild chromosome 14, ASM1685928v1, whole genome shotgun sequence window:
- the LOC120799179 gene encoding neurturin gives MKLWKGATFAFMLFAAALSILLIRNMATIGQFKPKTKYPCTSTSSSSPSSSSESTSRTSSSSLPSSSAESAAVSQQMGGPHRKIRSADDMNSLLSEFSMMFQSFTEGELQHVVGTLLDRKRRKRRKSQRLDENQARRTKRARRPKPCSLRELELTVSELGLGYESDETVLLRYCSGKCTAHRHNYDITMEHMLRTGFRKKGRKDKVSNGPCCRPTAFESGFSFLDNKSRYHTIQNVSAKNCGCV, from the exons ATGAAGTTATGGAAAGGTGCTACTTTTGCCTTCATGCTCTTTGCTGCAGCCCTGTCCATCCTCCTCATTAGAAACATGGCCACTATTGGACAGTTCAAACCTAAGACAAAATATCCATGCACATCTACATCATCATCAAGTCCGTCTTCATCATCAGAATCAACATCCAGAACCTCATCTTCATCATTACCGTCATCCTCAGCAGAATCAGCAGCGGTGTCCCAGCAGATGGGTGGTCCTCATCGGAAAATCCGCTCAGCAGACGACATGAACTCTCTCCTCTCAGAGT TTTCCATGATGTTTCAGAGCTTTACGGAGGGCGAGCTTCAGCATGTGGTTGGGACCTTACTcgacaggaagaggaggaagagaaggaagagccAGCGCCTTGATGAGAACCAGGCCCGAAGGACTAAAAGAGCCCGGAGGCCAAAGCCCTGCTCTCTGAGGGAGCTGGAGCTCACCGTGAGTGAACTGGGTCTGGGCTACGAGAGCGACGAGACAGTGCTGCTGCGCTACTGCAGTGGCAAATGCACGGCTCACCGGCACAACTACGACATCACCATGGAGCACATGTTGCGGACCGGCTTCAGGAAGAAGGGGCGCAAGGACAAGGTTAGCAACGGGCCCTGCTGCCGGCCGACCGCATTCGAAAGCGGCTTTTCCTTCCTGGACAATAAGAGCCGCTATCACACAATACAGAATGTGTCGGCAAAGAATTGCGGGTGCGTATGA